A genome region from Maylandia zebra isolate NMK-2024a linkage group LG6, Mzebra_GT3a, whole genome shotgun sequence includes the following:
- the rps19bp1 gene encoding active regulator of SIRT1 isoform X2: MSASLIRRGLELLSNDIKDVTKVKKKQQQTPSSATVMELVSTKRQGVTKQVKRLQGRLGPGKSKATVKDKRIKSAVEEFRKKQGKSHLSENLKYFMATGCKATDSDTLKVALTC; encoded by the exons ATGTCGGCTTCGTTGATCAGGAGAGGACTGGAGCTGCTGAGCAATGACATTAAAG ATGTCACTAaagtgaagaagaagcagcagcagacccCCAGCTCAGCCACAGTGATGGAGCTGGTGAGCACCAAGCGGCAGGGAGTTACCAAGCAGGTCAAAAGACTGCAAGGCCGTCTCGGGCCTGGCAAGAGCAAAGCCACTGTTAAAGACAAGAGGATCAAGTCTGCAGTGG AGGAGTTCAGGAAGAAGCAGGGGAAGAGCCATTTGAGTGAGAACCTCAAATACTTTATGGCAACTGGCTGTAAAGCAACAGATTCTGACACACTGAAG GTGGCCCTAACGTGCTGA
- the rps19bp1 gene encoding active regulator of SIRT1 isoform X1, which produces MSASLIRRGLELLSNDIKDVTKVKKKQQQTPSSATVMELVSTKRQGVTKQVKRLQGRLGPGKSKATVKDKRIKSAVEEFRKKQGKSHLSENLKYFMATGCKATDSDTLKIVNHNKGRQSRNHPDRPVKKAKEAKSLFTEEEFQQFQKEYFGRTVEEKK; this is translated from the exons ATGTCGGCTTCGTTGATCAGGAGAGGACTGGAGCTGCTGAGCAATGACATTAAAG ATGTCACTAaagtgaagaagaagcagcagcagacccCCAGCTCAGCCACAGTGATGGAGCTGGTGAGCACCAAGCGGCAGGGAGTTACCAAGCAGGTCAAAAGACTGCAAGGCCGTCTCGGGCCTGGCAAGAGCAAAGCCACTGTTAAAGACAAGAGGATCAAGTCTGCAGTGG AGGAGTTCAGGAAGAAGCAGGGGAAGAGCCATTTGAGTGAGAACCTCAAATACTTTATGGCAACTGGCTGTAAAGCAACAGATTCTGACACACTGAAG ATCGTGAACCACAATAAAGGGAGGCAGTCAAGAAATCACCCGGACAGGCCTGTGAAGAAGGCCAAAGAGGCAAAGTCTTTGTTCACAGAGGAGGAGTTCCAGCAGTTTCAGAAGGAATACTTTGGCAGGACTGTggaggaaaagaaataa